One Desulfobulbus propionicus DSM 2032 DNA segment encodes these proteins:
- a CDS encoding helix-turn-helix domain-containing protein — MTNGTRPEPHNDLEYLDLEQAAVICSVSDERFGKWIDKGVIPVFEVNGKKLIHSHDLIHHLVRHNIPIPDRLLQGKNSRKILFVLTDETVPHAVTTEVIWALYKLRKRTSYIFDFVRFDNNIELKIITFCPDVIILLQEDSTNQGPETTIRKIVNGSIPLFTLTTDRNIELDTFLSELAGGRP; from the coding sequence ATGACCAACGGAACCCGACCAGAACCCCATAACGATCTTGAATATCTTGATCTGGAACAGGCGGCAGTGATCTGCTCTGTTTCGGATGAGCGATTCGGCAAGTGGATCGACAAGGGGGTCATTCCGGTGTTCGAGGTCAACGGCAAGAAGCTGATTCACTCCCATGACCTGATCCATCATCTCGTCCGTCACAACATTCCCATCCCCGACAGGCTGTTGCAGGGAAAAAACAGCAGGAAAATCCTGTTCGTCCTCACCGACGAGACCGTGCCCCACGCGGTGACCACCGAAGTCATCTGGGCGCTCTACAAATTGCGCAAGCGAACATCCTACATCTTTGATTTTGTCCGATTTGACAACAATATCGAATTAAAGATCATCACCTTTTGTCCGGATGTGATCATCCTGTTGCAGGAAGATTCGACCAACCAAGGCCCAGAAACGACCATCCGCAAGATAGTCAACGGGTCAATCCCGCTCTTCACGTTGACCACCGACCGGAACATCGAGCTTGACACGTTTCTCAGCGAGTTAGCAGGAGGCCGACCGTGA
- a CDS encoding response regulator, producing the protein MSLYTVLIVDDEEEFREMTVKRLSKRDLECDSAPDGDTALEMITKKNYDVVLLDVKMPGKDGIETLREIKRITPMTEVVMLTGHASVESGINGIKYGAFDYLMKPMELDPLFEKLNAAYERKREQQAKIEMAQIKKDMARPF; encoded by the coding sequence ATGTCACTGTATACCGTTCTGATTGTTGACGACGAAGAGGAATTCCGTGAAATGACGGTCAAAAGACTGAGCAAACGCGATCTCGAATGTGACAGCGCCCCCGATGGTGACACTGCCCTGGAGATGATAACGAAGAAAAACTATGACGTTGTCCTGCTCGACGTCAAGATGCCGGGCAAGGACGGCATCGAAACCTTGCGCGAGATCAAGCGGATAACCCCGATGACCGAAGTGGTGATGCTGACCGGCCATGCCTCGGTGGAATCGGGCATCAATGGCATCAAGTACGGCGCGTTTGATTATTTGATGAAACCCATGGAACTCGATCCGCTGTTTGAAAAACTCAATGCCGCCTACGAGCGGAAACGGGAACAGCAGGCCAAGATCGAAATGGCCCAGATCAAGAAAGACATGGCCCGTCCGTTCTGA
- a CDS encoding sulfite exporter TauE/SafE family protein yields the protein MKFFRDLNQFMVAGAKAHARWELEMSSNILKSRKRLLVLGLLLIPVFLGGYAFADAVGQALPSFIGGKTAYGPSHYTNLIFGASVLVGVCAGLITGCIGAGGGFIIAPALMSAGVKGILAVGTDLFHIFAKAIMGSVLHRKMGNISVSLAVTFLIGAIAGSTLGGYINRTIYDANPVLSDMFITSIYVVILGFLAFYAMSDYLKSRSKKAVIEEGATKIAEEIPNMGKRLQAINIPPMLTFDENVTPGGRRLSAIFLVIAGFIVGMAASIMGVGGGFLTFPIFVYGLGVSSMTTVGTDIFQIVFTAGYAAISQYAVYGFIFYTLAMGMLLGSLIGIQIGSIVTKVVPGTTIRGFYAITVTAGFLNRVCALPEKLMKMGYVQLSKEFLNIVNMIGNIGFFIIISTFAVWVFWCFFTNLKVLKSGEAH from the coding sequence ATGAAGTTTTTTCGTGATCTGAACCAATTCATGGTGGCCGGGGCCAAGGCCCACGCCCGGTGGGAATTGGAAATGTCGAGCAACATCCTCAAAAGCCGCAAGCGGCTGCTGGTCCTGGGCCTGCTGCTCATTCCCGTTTTCCTCGGCGGATACGCCTTTGCCGATGCCGTTGGCCAGGCCCTGCCCTCCTTTATCGGCGGCAAAACAGCCTATGGTCCTTCCCACTACACCAATCTCATCTTTGGCGCCTCGGTGCTGGTCGGCGTGTGCGCCGGTCTGATCACCGGCTGTATCGGTGCCGGCGGCGGCTTCATCATTGCCCCGGCCCTGATGAGCGCCGGCGTCAAAGGTATCCTCGCGGTCGGTACCGACCTGTTCCACATCTTCGCCAAGGCGATCATGGGTTCGGTCCTGCACCGCAAGATGGGCAACATCTCGGTATCGCTGGCCGTCACCTTCCTCATCGGCGCCATTGCCGGCTCGACCCTGGGCGGCTACATCAACCGCACCATCTATGACGCCAACCCGGTGCTGAGCGATATGTTCATCACCTCGATCTATGTCGTCATCCTGGGCTTCCTCGCCTTCTACGCGATGAGCGATTACCTCAAATCCCGCTCCAAGAAAGCGGTCATCGAGGAGGGTGCCACCAAGATCGCCGAAGAGATCCCCAACATGGGCAAACGGCTGCAGGCCATCAACATACCGCCGATGCTGACCTTCGACGAGAACGTCACCCCCGGTGGCCGGCGGTTGTCGGCCATTTTCCTGGTCATCGCCGGTTTCATCGTCGGCATGGCAGCCTCCATCATGGGTGTCGGCGGCGGCTTCCTCACCTTCCCGATCTTTGTCTATGGTCTGGGCGTTTCCTCGATGACCACCGTCGGCACGGACATCTTCCAGATCGTGTTCACCGCCGGGTATGCCGCCATCAGCCAGTACGCGGTGTACGGCTTCATCTTCTACACCCTGGCCATGGGCATGCTGCTCGGCTCGCTGATCGGTATCCAGATTGGCTCCATCGTCACCAAGGTCGTTCCCGGCACCACCATCCGCGGTTTCTACGCGATCACCGTTACCGCCGGTTTCCTTAACCGGGTCTGCGCCCTGCCGGAAAAACTGATGAAGATGGGCTACGTGCAATTGAGCAAGGAGTTCCTCAATATTGTCAACATGATCGGCAATATCGGCTTCTTCATCATCATCTCCACCTTCGCGGTGTGGGTCTTCTGGTGCTTTTTCACTAATCTCAAGGTCCTGAAATCAGGGGAGGCGCATTAA
- a CDS encoding PEP/pyruvate-binding domain-containing protein, translating to MTIVDRFFSIVRRFRRGSATSPRLSPEELHRLFLSRYRSFRELLVANANALEAMAEMEKVLRDGRTLSMTFIRARCTLVTVNVYKIIHNLKKIADGRYGELDRVFLRLQQHIETLLEGNRGRAKGELMLPLDRIDRTQADLTGEKMANLGEIGSLPGIRIPPGFALTVVASRLFFQRNQLYPKINHIIQQMDIADLEDLDRKSTTIQEMIRACPLPPEVETLLLEGFDRLATPNPRLRLAVRSSALGEDLGQASFAGLYHTELSVDRDALVAAYKSVLASKYSSRAISYRLAKGFIHEETEMCVGCLAMVEAVTSGICYTRSIGGRGNTLDLFAAPGAGKGIVEGTCPTRHFRLDRTPPYALCLPGEAGNGLLTEAQAVALADIGMRLERHFGAPQDIEWSIDATGTIFVLQSRPISVPSFDTATASRQLPDDEQLLLHGGVTGCGGSGSGPVFIVRSPADMHQFPKRAVLVIKHPLPEWAPLLKRAVALVAETGSEAGHLATISREFGLPSLLALPGATEKLVNGQIVTVDAGNRAVYRGRIEELLVETVARPNPMAGSPIQRTLIEVLKLITPLNLTDPAADDFHAANCRTLHDITRFCHEKSVIEMFEFGRRYHFDKGAAKRLGDTLPLEWWVIDLGGGFHPGYDIHRKEIAITDIASAPMLAIWEGMHAVAWEGPPAARFRTMVSFLMQSAMNNGLNPGRSSALREKNYFLISKNYCNLSVRLGYHYAMIEAMLGDRPVDRYITFRFKGGAASDEQRIRRIELLAEVLETFDYRIDRIGDALTARVERESERFVIDRLKVLGHLTVHTRQLDMVMADPGAQRFFRDKFIQEIGDMLNHGQ from the coding sequence ATGACGATTGTTGACCGATTTTTCTCCATAGTGCGTCGCTTCCGCCGTGGCTCAGCCACCTCGCCTCGGCTGAGTCCGGAAGAACTGCACCGGTTGTTTCTTTCCCGCTACCGCTCTTTCCGCGAGCTCCTCGTCGCCAATGCCAATGCCCTGGAAGCCATGGCGGAAATGGAAAAGGTCCTCCGCGACGGCCGCACCCTGTCCATGACCTTTATTCGTGCCCGCTGTACCCTGGTGACGGTCAATGTCTACAAAATAATTCATAACCTCAAAAAGATAGCCGACGGACGCTACGGCGAACTCGATCGTGTGTTCCTGCGTTTGCAGCAACACATCGAAACCCTGCTGGAAGGAAATAGGGGCCGCGCCAAGGGGGAACTCATGCTGCCCTTGGACAGGATCGACCGCACCCAGGCGGATTTGACTGGCGAGAAAATGGCCAATCTGGGGGAAATCGGGTCGCTCCCAGGCATCCGCATCCCTCCCGGCTTCGCCCTGACCGTCGTGGCATCCCGGCTCTTCTTCCAGCGCAACCAGCTCTATCCCAAGATCAATCACATCATCCAGCAAATGGATATCGCCGATCTCGAGGATTTGGACCGGAAAAGCACAACCATTCAGGAGATGATCCGTGCCTGCCCCCTGCCCCCAGAGGTGGAGACCTTGCTCCTGGAGGGATTTGACCGCTTGGCCACGCCCAATCCGCGCCTGCGCCTGGCCGTCCGCTCCAGTGCCCTGGGAGAGGATCTGGGGCAGGCTTCCTTTGCCGGCCTCTACCACACCGAGCTTTCAGTGGACCGAGATGCCCTGGTGGCTGCCTACAAATCGGTTTTGGCCTCGAAGTATTCCTCTCGGGCCATTTCCTACCGGCTGGCCAAAGGGTTCATCCATGAGGAAACCGAAATGTGCGTCGGCTGTCTGGCCATGGTGGAGGCCGTGACCAGCGGCATCTGTTACACTCGCTCCATCGGCGGTCGCGGCAACACCTTAGACCTGTTTGCCGCCCCAGGTGCCGGCAAGGGCATTGTCGAGGGGACCTGTCCCACCCGCCATTTCCGGCTCGACCGTACCCCTCCCTATGCGCTTTGCTTGCCCGGAGAGGCGGGCAACGGTTTGCTGACCGAAGCCCAGGCCGTGGCCCTGGCTGATATCGGCATGCGGCTGGAACGCCATTTCGGCGCACCGCAGGACATTGAGTGGTCCATCGACGCGACGGGGACCATCTTTGTCCTCCAGAGCCGGCCGATCTCCGTTCCCTCCTTCGATACCGCAACCGCCAGCCGGCAGTTGCCCGATGACGAACAGCTGCTGCTCCACGGTGGCGTGACCGGCTGCGGCGGCAGCGGCAGCGGCCCGGTGTTCATTGTCCGCTCACCGGCGGACATGCATCAGTTTCCCAAACGGGCTGTCCTTGTGATCAAGCACCCCTTGCCCGAATGGGCCCCGCTGCTCAAGCGTGCCGTGGCCCTCGTGGCCGAGACCGGAAGCGAGGCCGGCCATCTGGCCACCATTTCCCGTGAATTCGGTCTGCCGTCCCTGCTCGCGCTACCGGGGGCCACGGAAAAGCTGGTCAACGGCCAAATCGTCACCGTGGATGCAGGCAACCGGGCGGTCTATCGGGGCCGCATCGAGGAACTGCTGGTGGAGACCGTTGCACGCCCCAACCCCATGGCGGGCAGCCCGATTCAGCGAACGTTGATCGAGGTCCTCAAGCTGATCACGCCGCTCAACCTGACCGACCCGGCTGCCGATGACTTCCATGCCGCCAACTGCCGGACCCTGCATGACATCACCCGATTCTGCCATGAGAAATCGGTGATCGAAATGTTCGAGTTCGGCAGACGGTATCACTTCGACAAAGGGGCCGCCAAACGACTGGGCGACACCCTCCCCCTGGAGTGGTGGGTGATCGATCTCGGCGGGGGATTCCATCCTGGGTATGATATCCACCGGAAGGAGATCGCCATCACCGACATTGCCTCGGCTCCCATGCTGGCGATCTGGGAGGGAATGCATGCCGTGGCCTGGGAGGGACCGCCGGCGGCCCGATTCCGGACCATGGTTTCCTTCCTGATGCAATCAGCCATGAACAACGGCCTCAATCCAGGCCGCTCTTCCGCCCTACGGGAGAAGAATTATTTTCTTATTTCGAAAAATTATTGTAATCTCAGCGTGCGTCTGGGATATCACTACGCCATGATCGAGGCAATGCTGGGTGATCGGCCGGTTGACCGCTACATCACCTTTCGTTTCAAAGGCGGAGCGGCCAGCGATGAGCAACGAATTCGGCGGATTGAATTGCTGGCCGAGGTGTTGGAAACATTTGACTACCGGATTGACAGAATCGGCGATGCCTTAACCGCCCGGGTGGAACGGGAGAGCGAACGCTTCGTTATCGACCGGCTCAAGGTGCTCGGGCATCTCACCGTCCACACCCGTCAGTTGGACATGGTCATGGCTGACCCCGGCGCCCAGCGGTTCTTCCGCGACAAATTCATTCAAGAGATTGGGGATATGTTGAATCATGGCCAGTGA
- a CDS encoding response regulator, translating into MASEQAFKLEAALKIHLLLVDDESDFKEVMQKHLSRMGIRLSVSECCLDALETLDAHAIDVVIMDMNMPGMDGIQCLRKIKERWPLIEVIILTGHASVKSGIEGMESGAFDYCLKPIDVRELIEKVELAAEKALVNKEQVDG; encoded by the coding sequence ATGGCCAGTGAACAAGCCTTCAAACTCGAAGCAGCGCTCAAGATCCACCTGCTGCTGGTTGACGATGAATCCGACTTCAAGGAGGTCATGCAGAAACATCTGTCACGGATGGGCATCCGTCTCAGTGTCTCTGAATGTTGCCTCGATGCCTTGGAAACATTGGACGCCCATGCCATCGATGTGGTGATCATGGACATGAACATGCCGGGGATGGATGGTATCCAGTGCCTGCGCAAGATCAAGGAACGCTGGCCGCTGATCGAGGTGATCATCCTCACCGGACACGCCTCGGTCAAATCAGGCATCGAGGGCATGGAAAGCGGGGCTTTCGACTACTGCCTCAAGCCCATCGATGTCCGCGAGCTCATCGAAAAAGTCGAACTGGCCGCAGAAAAGGCCCTGGTCAACAAAGAACAAGTCGACGGTTGA
- a CDS encoding hydrolase — MRQPPPFLPPPWLRNPHLQTLWPKLLRKRPALRLRRERIELADGDFIDLAWTSGRGPTVLMLHGLEGTLRSHYALPVMASLLQAGFQPVFMHLRGCSGEPNRLPRTYHSGAIEDLAEVLAVLRSTNRPVAAAIGFSLGGNLLLRYLGTAGPASLLQAAMAVSVPFVLGDAARRLEQGGSRIYQHYLLDRLKRSYRRKFAQTSSPLRVDLDRIHTLREYDQQVTAPLNGFAGADDYYRRCSSFGVLDRITTPTLILHSVDDPFMYPHSVPEADQVGPGVRLAIQPHGGHVGFVDGRFPWRTGWLIDRLAIAFFREQLLMEPPDQFR; from the coding sequence ATGCGGCAGCCGCCCCCGTTCCTTCCTCCGCCCTGGCTGCGCAATCCGCATCTGCAAACGCTGTGGCCCAAGCTGCTGCGCAAGCGGCCCGCCCTGCGTTTGCGGCGGGAGCGGATCGAGCTGGCCGACGGCGACTTCATTGATCTGGCCTGGACATCGGGCCGCGGGCCCACGGTGCTGATGCTGCATGGGCTGGAGGGCACCCTCCGTTCCCACTATGCCCTGCCGGTGATGGCCAGCCTGCTGCAAGCCGGATTCCAGCCGGTGTTCATGCATTTGCGCGGTTGCAGCGGCGAACCCAACCGGCTGCCGCGCACCTACCATTCCGGCGCGATCGAGGATTTGGCCGAAGTGCTCGCCGTTCTTCGCTCCACCAACCGACCGGTGGCGGCGGCGATCGGCTTTTCCCTGGGCGGCAACCTGCTGCTCCGCTATCTGGGAACCGCTGGGCCAGCCTCGTTGCTGCAAGCGGCCATGGCCGTCTCGGTCCCCTTTGTCCTGGGCGATGCGGCCCGGAGGCTCGAACAGGGCGGGTCGCGGATCTATCAGCACTACCTCCTGGACCGGCTGAAACGATCCTACCGGAGAAAATTCGCCCAGACCTCCTCGCCGCTGCGGGTGGATCTGGATCGCATCCACACCCTGCGGGAATACGATCAGCAGGTGACCGCGCCGCTCAACGGTTTTGCCGGCGCCGACGACTACTACCGCCGTTGCAGTTCGTTTGGCGTCCTGGATCGCATCACCACCCCGACCCTGATCCTGCACAGCGTGGACGATCCCTTCATGTACCCGCACAGCGTGCCGGAGGCCGATCAGGTCGGCCCTGGAGTACGGCTGGCGATCCAACCCCATGGCGGCCACGTGGGCTTTGTCGACGGACGTTTTCCGTGGCGGACCGGCTGGTTGATCGACCGGCTGGCAATCGCCTTTTTCCGCGAACAGCTGTTGATGGAGCCGCCGGACCAGTTTCGGTGA
- a CDS encoding DsrE family protein, protein MANFLFVLRDNDFEKATRCFQFAKIAHSKGHTVNLFFIDSGVDWAVKDRDGSRKTDTGDCVNDYLPYLVENEVPVGVCTPCAKNRHLDEARFHPNMALDGGPHLIDMAAEAKVFNF, encoded by the coding sequence ATGGCCAATTTTTTGTTTGTTCTGCGCGACAATGATTTCGAGAAGGCGACCCGCTGTTTTCAGTTCGCCAAGATCGCCCACTCCAAGGGACACACGGTCAATCTCTTTTTCATCGACAGCGGCGTCGATTGGGCGGTGAAGGATCGCGACGGCAGTCGCAAGACCGACACTGGCGACTGTGTCAACGATTACCTGCCCTACCTGGTCGAAAACGAGGTGCCGGTGGGCGTCTGCACCCCCTGCGCCAAGAACCGCCACCTTGACGAGGCCAGATTCCACCCGAACATGGCCCTGGATGGCGGCCCCCATCTGATTGACATGGCC